TCTATCAGCACCTTGCAGTAGAGAGAGAAAACACAGCGCGTCTGACAGTTCACGCAGATAGAGTGTGATTCACATAGAAAGAGTGAGCATTTGTAAGCCATTACTGCATCTGGGAAAGAAAGCTAGACTGATAGATGATCTCTCGCCTTCTCCACTGATTTCGTCTCAAAAACCGTTCTATCTccttgttgtttcttttttgttctctctGTTTCAGTTCAGTAGAGAAATTAAAGTGAGGAATCGGAAGGGATGGAGCTAAGTAAGGTGACTTTGGAGATATTCTCCAAACTTGAGCAGAAGTGGCTCTACCAGTGCGAAGGCAAGAAGACGCGAATTCTCAGCATTGATGGAGGCGGAACCACCGGTGTTGTCACCGGAGCCGCCTTGATGCACCTCGAGGACCAGATCCGTGCTAAGACCGGAGACTCTCAGTCTCGCATCGTTGATTTCTTCGACATCATTGCCGGTACCGGATTCGGAGCTCTCTTGGCCGCAATGCTCACTGCCGACGACGGTAACGGCCGTCCTCTTTACACTGCTAGGGAGGCTGTCAAATTCCTTGAGGAGAAACACTCCGAGCTGCTCAAGGCCAAGCATGCCGGAGTTTTTGGCCGGCGGAGGAGGTTTTCTGGTAGGAGCATTGAGAAGGCGTTGAAGGAGGCGCTGAGGAGAGAAGACGGTAAGGTGCTGACGTTGAGGGACACCTGCAAGCCTCTTTTGGTTCCTTGCTTTGATCTGAATAGCTCCGCGCCATTTGTTTTCTCCAGAGCCGACGCGTTGGAGTCGCCGAGTTACGACTTCGAACTCTGGAAGGTGTGTCGTGCTACGTCAGCGACTCCGTCCATGTTCAAGCCGTTTAATCTAACTTCCGTCGACGGAAAAACCTCCTGCTTGGCCATCGACGGAGGCCTGGTCATGAACAATCCCTCCGCCGCCGCCGTCACTCACGTACTGCATAACAAACGTGACTTCCCCTCCGTTCACGGCGTCGAAGACCTCTTAGTACTTTCATTAGGTAACGGCCCGTTAAACAACTCTTCTCACCTCAAACCCCGTCAAAGCCGTGACTGTTCAACGTCTTCAGTCGTCAACATCGTCCTTGACGGAGTCTCCGAGACCGTCGATCAAATGCTCGGCAATGCCTTCTGCTGGAATCGTACGGACTACGTTAGGATTCAGGTAATTAGATCTCGTCGAGATAGCAGTAATACAAACTGTACTTGGCGTTACTTACTTAGCGGAGTGATTAACGACGTTAAATGCGCAGGCTAACGGTTTTCCGACGGGCGAAGTGGCGGCTAACGTGGAAGTTGTGTTGAAAGAGAGGGCCGTGGAATCGCTGCCGTTTGGCGGGAAACGCTTGCTGATGGAGACTAATGGACAGAGAATCGAAAGCTTAGTGCAACGACTCGTTGCTTCGGGAAAGAGCAGCCTACCACCAAGTCCTTGCAAGGAGACCGCCGTTACTACTCTTGCTAACAGCCGTTAGCTTTGTCTTTTCTTCCCCTCCCCTTTTTTTCAGTTAACCCTTGTTCTGTcaaatatctaaaataataGTAACTAGTGATCTGGtcaccattttctctctctctctctctctctctctctctctctctctctcccacactCACACAAACACTCGTTCATCCTCAACTAACGAGGAACTTTGTCAATGCTTGTTTAATTATAAACTAAGGCTTAGTGAGTGAGTCATTTCTCCCACTTACAGTTGTATGCcatatatatagtaatataaCAACCTACAATgttaccaaaaataaataaataaataaataaaaagaatcacTGTGTGAACGTATAGTATAGTGATGTTTTTATCACATCGGTTCGTTGACGTTATCATATCTTCCTGGTTCTCTTCCAGTCAACAAGACGATGAGGATCGAGGGAGGGATACTCCATTTAATTTATTGGTAAAAATGTAAAACCACCTTTTATTACTCAGATCATTAAACTAACTCAATTGAGTTAAAATAACTCTTTTTTCGTTTCTCTGTCCAATCGCAATAAGAATGAGTCTATTCTTCTATAATGTCGAGTAATAGATAGTACAATTCTTCCCTTGTTGCACTTTCCATACACGTGACTAGAATCGCCTCCAGGACTGAAAATTTGCTTAAAGAGTATAGACAAGCCATAGTGACAAGAATTCCTTAATTTGGGCAAACAGATTTTACCACTGATGTCAATCAATTGGCAATATACACTACTATAAAAATAACccacccaccccccccccccaaaaaaaaaaaaaaaagaaaaggaaaccaACAAATTCCTCCCGGCGTTGCAATTATATCACTTTCTGCCCCCCCCAGCAGACCTCTGAACTTTCTGCCACTTATTTCGGTTGGTACGTTTGGTAGATGAGAAAGTGTACCCCCTTCCCTTGTCTTTCCCTCTGTTCTTTCTCTAGCCTTTTTGACAAATAGCGCAACACTGCAGCGCCAAAATTTTAATGGCACAAGTTAGGTAGAATAtgccctcctcctcctccttctccttctcctcctcctcctccctgTATTATCTTGGTCGGATGGTAATGACATTAGGTAAGACAGTACTTACAGCTTATAACAAGTGTTGTTTTCCCAATTAAGGTTTTGGCCCCTTGCTCCCCCACCACGCTGGTTTGATGCGTACCCCCCGTCGTGGCttgcgtatatatatatccaagtTATTATTAGTATCCTGTgcttttcatattaattaattaccgcCTCTCCAAGCAATTTCCCTTCCAGATTAGAATAGCATGGAGTCGAGTGAATGAATcttgataaatattattattcctaCACAATTCTTCCCAAAGTTGTGTgcctttttttcccctttttttttttaactttttactATAAATGAGGTATAAACagtatatttaataatatatatatacagattaacttttcatatttaaaaatgtatttttggacgattatatttatgcatataaaaCATTGAAATTACGAgtttttttaatcattattaattaaaaataaaaaaaatcaatgaataATAAACGTGTTTTTATATACCAATTTGGGATGCACAAAACATTCAACCTAAACTGAGGCCATATTTCTTAAGTACGGATATAGAATTTACACACTCTCTTCCCAACATTTATAAAAGTTAAAGGTAgagataattaattacctctAAAAAGTAAAACCTACGTTTGTAATAATAGTACTAATTAAATAATCCATTATTGTAACTACGATTAAAGTAAAATCTCAAGGCCACTCACATTTATACAAGTAGCAACTTAGCCTTGGTGGCTACACCCCAACTTTAGAATTGAGAACGAGTATTATTGCGGCACCAAACATTCTAAGGTGTTTATTGCCTTGCTAATGCCTCTATGCCCCAGTGGTGGCGGCTTGCCTCTGGCTGCATCAAAAACTCCATTCATCTAACTGTTGGGCCTTTTAGGGCTATATATTTATGGTGATATTTACCAGGAATATGCTTGGGGGACCTCCCCACATAATTGCATCTTTTGAACCCAACTGCAATATTATGTGGGACTCTTCCcaaagaaatttaaaatgttgCCCTAAACAAAAACCATAATGCATGTTAGTTACTCCTTGGACCAGCAATGATTAATTATTGCTTCCAACTTTTTGGTATGTGGGTACAATGTGAAATagtaattctataaaaaatctTGTGCGAAAATGACATAATGGATTTACATTGTCCTTATACCATTATTTTGGTTATAATTTCTCGCTAaagaatatgataaaattagTCCAAGGTATGTGCAAGAAAAATAGGTCAAAGTGTCCttttattacaaataacatCGTTCTAAGAGTCTCTCAACATAGAGTGatttaacataaataaaaaaaaaactaacaattGAGTCGAACCAAACTAAATTATCCAATTAtccatttaattaatcaaatttttataagTATCAACTAAGATTTTTCTAATTGAACTTGTCGGCCCAACTTAAGTTTGCTAGGATACAAGGTTTGGTTCTATTGTAGTGTTTGCATTAATAATGGTATATGAGAATACAAAGTCATAATGATAAACCCTAATAAAGCAAATCACATTAATAACTATATAGTGAGGCATATATGTCTCTATATGGTCATGACTTGATTATCACCTTAAATTTTAAGCAAGTGACATTCTTGAAACCCCAATTTATACTAATTGTGATCAATACCTAAGTgaacaattgaaattttcatttatgtgAAAGCATTTATTAATGACCCCAACAACAGCAATGATTAAATCTTGAGTTAGTTGTTAAACCAATATCTATTCTGATCTAATTAAGTCCCTCTAAGCTGTCTTGATTTTGGATCAAGTAAAGTTAGACTTGGAATTATAAGATAATGTTTTTTATGCTGGTGAAAACCCACAACTTGTAACCTCTATTCACTTGCTTAGACTAActaattacacttcaaaatgtCGACACCAACTTAGTCCAATTATTACCCCCAATTAAGATCggtttaaattttcaaaatttaataaagataaaagaatCATTCAAATCATTAAAGTGTCTCTAATATTTAGCTCTAAGTATGTATAAACTGTGTTCGCATCCAGATTTATCTAGAAAATACATCAAGGAGAAGATCATCTGTCTTTGAAAATTAATCATACAAACTTCGAACACCTCAGGGGAATATAAAAAGAACTCGTTCAAATCATATTCAGACCAAAAACTACTCCAATCCCTGAAACCCTAGCATGCACTGCTGATTAGTCTCAAAATCTGATATTAACTTGTGGCAGGAGCACAGTAATATTAATCATCTGGACCATTCTGGTTAATTATCACAATGTTTCACCCTTTGCCACAAAAAGAAAAGGGCGCAGTAGTGGCAACACAGTAAAAGTAAGATTCTATTCTGATTTCTACAGAGAAGGCTCAAAGCTGTAGTAGTAGTGTCTTAACACTTTAAATAATGATGCTTAAGAACTAATAAAGACCAAAAAGCTTAAGAGAGCGTGGTCTCTTTCTCATTAAGCACCCTTTTTCCCCCTTGCCTCATTGCTTTCTTGTCCATGCTTATTTTTAGGGCGCGTTTGGTTCTGCTTTTCATAAAGTGGATTCACTTGCCTTGCTCTATTTAATAGTACTTTTCTCGCAAGCCAAACGAACGCTTCCTTGACGTGACCAGCAATGAaacattattaataatatatatatatatctctttaaTCTTTCTTTAATAACTAAAACTTTATGTTAAAATAAGAAACATAAAGAGATATTCTTAAGAATtccaattaaaattataaaatcatggACAGTTTTTTGTCTCTTTgtatagaaaattaaagaaattgaGTGGTTGGCTTTGCCCCCCACAAAACCACTATTTTCATTAGCAGAGCCACAGTGCCAATTTAAAGTGAGTGTGACCCTAATCAAGTGGTTGGTCCGCTATCCATTCATCTGATGATGACTACGTGATCTCAGAACTCATTTGATTATTACCAAACTGATCATTAGGTAACGttacattacataaataaataattacataaaatatattcaatcaGAATGTAGTAAATTCATTTTACTCCATTATTGAAACAAAACCCcaaattgataataaattttattttgattcggttcttattgtttgaagaatagttatatttttaccGAAATTAAAGGGTAGCCAAAAG
The Diospyros lotus cultivar Yz01 chromosome 12, ASM1463336v1, whole genome shotgun sequence DNA segment above includes these coding regions:
- the LOC127787312 gene encoding probable inactive patatin-like protein 9, with amino-acid sequence MELSKVTLEIFSKLEQKWLYQCEGKKTRILSIDGGGTTGVVTGAALMHLEDQIRAKTGDSQSRIVDFFDIIAGTGFGALLAAMLTADDGNGRPLYTAREAVKFLEEKHSELLKAKHAGVFGRRRRFSGRSIEKALKEALRREDGKVLTLRDTCKPLLVPCFDLNSSAPFVFSRADALESPSYDFELWKVCRATSATPSMFKPFNLTSVDGKTSCLAIDGGLVMNNPSAAAVTHVLHNKRDFPSVHGVEDLLVLSLGNGPLNNSSHLKPRQSRDCSTSSVVNIVLDGVSETVDQMLGNAFCWNRTDYVRIQANGFPTGEVAANVEVVLKERAVESLPFGGKRLLMETNGQRIESLVQRLVASGKSSLPPSPCKETAVTTLANSR